Part of the SAR202 cluster bacterium genome, CTGCGGGGGAGGTTCCGGAGGCCGAGCTTGAGCATGACGCCGCTGCGAAGGGCCATGACCAGCACCACGGCCATGATGGCGCCAAAGATAGCGAGCAGGACCCACATGAGGACGTTCATGGAGAGGCCGAAGAGTTCTTCCATACCCTTTTAACCTACCTTGGGGCTTTGGGCCGCGGCAGGCCGGCTCTTGAGGCCGTCGTCGACTATCTTGCCGTCGCGCATGCGGACGATTCGGTGGGCGCGCTGTCCGACGTCCAGGGCATGAGTGACCATGATAAAGGTCTGGTTGTTAGTCTTGTTGAGCTGGACGATGAGGTCCATGATTTCGGAGGTGGTATCGCTGTCCAGGTCGCCGGTGGGCTCGTCGGCCCAGATGATGGCGGGGGTGTTGACCAGGGCGCGGGCGATGGTGACGCGCTGGCGCTGGCCGCCGGAAAGCTCGGCGGGGAGGTGATGGGCGCGGTCAGCGAGGCCGACCATGGAAAGGATATCCAGGGATTTTTTGCGGGCCTCGGAGGTGGAGACGCCGGAGACGAGGAGGGGCATCTCCACGTTTTCGACGGCGGAGAGGACGGGCAGGAGGTTGTAGTGCTGGAAGATAAAGCCCATGCGCTTGGCGCGGTAGTCGCTGCGCTGGTCGTCGGGGAGCTTGTGCAGCTCCTGGTCTTCGATCCAAATTTCGCCGGCGTCGGTGGAGTCGAGGCCCGAGAGGCAGTTGAGAAGGGTGGTCTTGCCGCAGCCGCTGGGACCCATGATGGCCACCATTTCGCCGCGCTTTACCTGCAGGTCGACGCCTCGAAGGGCGTGGACTTTGACCTTGCCGGTATCGTAGGTCTTTTGAACGTCAGTAGCTTTGATGACCAGGTCAGGCATGAGGAAATAGTCCTTTAGCGTTGATAGGTTAAGGAGTATGGAAAGATGGCGTACGAAATTCGTATGCCTAATAAGGATAGCACTTTTAAATAGCGACTGTGTGAAGAGGGATGGATTTTAAGTTTGGGCTGAAAGGCAGCGGGCCAGCGTATATACTGTAGCCACTTTTCGCAACCCAGGTTATCACAGAAACCGATGTTAAAGGTTTGGAAATAGATAGCAGGAGCAAAGTAAATGACGACACATCTGGACTATGACGTTATTGTGGTGGGTGGGGGCAATGCGGCGCTGTCCGCCGCGCTGTCGGCGCGGGACAAGGGAGCTAAGGCGCTGGTGGTGGAGAAGGCGCCGCCGGAGGCCCGGGGAGGAAACTGCCCGTATACGGGAGGCGGGTTCAGGTTTACGCACACCGGCGCCAAGGACTTGAGGGCGGTGCTGGCGGACCCGCAGTCGGTAAGCGGCGATGTGAAGCCGTACACGGCGGAGCAGTACCGGCGCGATATGTTGGAGCGGACTATGGGGATGACGGACAGCGATTTGCTGGATACGCTGATCAAAGAGTCGTACCCGACGATACAGTTCCTGGCAAAGATGGGAATACAGTTCGAGCGGGGGGGTGACCATATACGGATAGGGGCGGGGGCGGTAGGGTCGGGGCCCGGCTTGATAAAGATGCATTACGAGGCGGCGCGGAAGCACGGGGTGACGGTGGTGTACGAGACGAAGATGCTGAAGCTGCTGCAAGACGAGAGCGGGGCGGTGAACGGGGTGATGGTGCGGGATAAGGAGGGGACGCATGACCTGAGGTGCAAGGGGGTAGTGCTGGCCTGCGGAGGGTTTGAGGCCAACCAGGAGATGCGGCTTAAGTACCTGGGCGGGCCGTGGGAGCGGGCCAAGGTACGGGGCTCCAAGTACAACACAGGGGATGGGCACCGCGCGGCGCTGGAGCTGGGGGCAAAGGTGATGGGACAGTGGACGGGGTGCCATGCCACGCCCATCGATGCGGACGCGCCGGACTACGGGCAGACGGACTCGGTGAACCGGCTGCCTAGGCGGTCTTACAACTTTGGGATAACAGTCAACATCTTCGGGCAGCGGTTTGCCGACGAGGGGGAGGATGTGCCGCTCCATACGTTTGTGTCCATGGGACGGAAGATACTGGAGCAGCCCCGTGGGCTGGCGTTCCAGATATTCGACAGGAGGGCCGACGGGCTGCTGGAGGACAGGTATGGGAGCGGGAAGCCGGTGACGGCACAGACGATTGAGGAACTGGCGTCGAAGCTGGGGATAGAGGGGAAGCGGCTGGGGAGGACGGTGGAGGAGTTCAACAAGTCGGTGCAGGGGGGGACGTTTGATGCCAAGAAGCTGGATGGGAAGTCGACGAAAGGACTGACGCCGGCCAAGAGCAACTGGGCGCAGCCGATAGATTCGCCGCCGTTTACGGCGTATCGGGTCACGGGCGGGATTACGTACACCTTCGGCGGGCTGAAGATAAACACCAAGGCGCAGGTGATGGACACGGAGGACAAGCCTATACCGGGGCTCTACGCCACGGGGGAGATTGTGGGCGGCTTCTTTTACTACGACAGCCTGCGGGCCAGCGGCCTGATGCACGGCGCGGTGTTTGGGAGGATTGGAGGGGCAAACGCGGCGGCGAAGTAACCGTAAGCCTCAGTCTGGCTTATACTGGAAGCACACGATTCGACACGGCGGGAGGTTCCACATGGAGAATGCAGTTATTGTCAGCGCGGTGAGGACACCGATAGGGAGGTTTGGGGGAGGACTGGCGTCTATGAGGGCGGTGGAGCTGGGTGCGGTGGTGATATCGGAGGCGCTGAGGCGGGCCGGCGTGGAGCCAGGGCAGGTAGAGGAAGTCATCCTGGGGAACGTGATCTTCGCGGGGCAGGGGATGAACCCGGCTCGACAGGCGAGCGTGGCGGCGGGGTTGCCGGTGGAGGTGCCGGCGATGACGGTGAACAAGGTGTGCGGGTCGGGGTTGAAGTCGGTGGCGCTGGCGGCGCAGGCCATCAGGCTGGGGGATGCGGAGGTTATTGTGGCGGGGGGCATCGAGAGCATGAGCCAGGCGCCGTATTTGCTGCCGAAGGCGCGATGGGGGTACCGGATGGGGAACGAGCAGGTGGTCGATTCTATGATTAACGACGGGCTATTTGATTGCATGATTGACTGCCACATGGGGGTGACGGCGGAGGAGCTGGCGTCGAAGTACGGGCTGACTCGTGAGGACGTGGACCTGTACGCGCTGGAGAGCCAGTCGAGGACCAAGAAGGCGGTGGAGAGCGGGCGGTTCAAGGAGGAGATAGTACCGGTGAGGGTGCCGCAGGCGAAGGGGGAGGCGGTGGTGGTGTCGTCGGACGAGCACCCCAGGCCAAACGTGACGATGGAGCAGCTGGCGAAGCTGGGGCCGGCGTTCCAGAAGGTGGGGGTGGTGACGGCGGGGAACTCGGCGGGGATTAACGACGGGGCAAGCGCGGTGGTGGTGATGGGCGAGTCGCGGGCGTCCAGGATGGGGCTGGAGCCGATGGCGGTGATCAGGAGCTACGCATCGGCGGCGCTGGAGCCTCGGATGATGGGGATTGCGCCGGCGGGGGCGTCGAAGAGGGCGTTGGAGAAGGCCGGCTTAAGCATACAAGATATGGACCTGGTGGAGATTAACGAGGCGTTTGCGAGCCAGGTGCTGGCGGCGGGGAGGGAGCTGGACCTGGACTGGAGCAGGACGAATGTGAACGGGGGGGCGATATCCCTGGGGCACCCGATTGGGGCGAGCGGGGCCCGGATTCTGACGACGCTGTTGTATGAGATGGAGAAGCGGGGTAGCAAGCACGGGCTGGCGACGTTGTGTATTGGGGGCGGGCAAGGGATAGCGATGGTAGTTGAGGGGGCATAGGGGAAGGGGGAACCCCCTTTGTATTTTCCCCCGCAAGCGGGGGCAACGAGTGGGAGGAGGGAGGCCCCGCCGCCCTGCCCCATGGTGAAGGGTGTCCTAGCCTGGCGGACGGGGCGTGGAGCTAGGGTTTCACCCTCTCTTCTGTTCTCCCCCATCAAGGGGGAGAAGGTAAAAAGTAGCGTGGCGTGAGGGCTGGCGACGCTGTGTATTGGGGGCGGGCAGGGGATTGGGATGGTGGTTGAAAGCGCAAAGGTCCTTCGACTGCGTCCGAGTACGTACTTGCCCGTTTGGCTTCGCCTAGGGCTAAAGGCTCACCAGGACTCGCTTCGCTCGGCCCCCACCCTGGTTTATTTGTTTTAAGTTTTTTTGATTGTTCCAGATATAACCTCCGGGTTTTTGTTGGGGGAGTCGTTTTGCGATTTTTTCCCAAAACGACCCGGTTATTCAGGCACCAGCTAGGCACGGAGTCGATTTATTCGTTTTGTTTTTTCACGATTGTCACTGGGGTTTGAAGGAGGTTGTTTTCGCATTTTGACAAAACAGCCTCCCGGGCGATTCGATTTTGTGGGGGCGAAACGAATCCCAGGGGGTTGTTTCACCGAAATAAAGTTTCTTTTT contains:
- a CDS encoding ABC transporter ATP-binding protein, whose protein sequence is MPDLVIKATDVQKTYDTGKVKVHALRGVDLQVKRGEMVAIMGPSGCGKTTLLNCLSGLDSTDAGEIWIEDQELHKLPDDQRSDYRAKRMGFIFQHYNLLPVLSAVENVEMPLLVSGVSTSEARKKSLDILSMVGLADRAHHLPAELSGGQRQRVTIARALVNTPAIIWADEPTGDLDSDTTSEIMDLIVQLNKTNNQTFIMVTHALDVGQRAHRIVRMRDGKIVDDGLKSRPAAAQSPKVG
- the tcuA gene encoding FAD-dependent tricarballylate dehydrogenase TcuA; its protein translation is MTTHLDYDVIVVGGGNAALSAALSARDKGAKALVVEKAPPEARGGNCPYTGGGFRFTHTGAKDLRAVLADPQSVSGDVKPYTAEQYRRDMLERTMGMTDSDLLDTLIKESYPTIQFLAKMGIQFERGGDHIRIGAGAVGSGPGLIKMHYEAARKHGVTVVYETKMLKLLQDESGAVNGVMVRDKEGTHDLRCKGVVLACGGFEANQEMRLKYLGGPWERAKVRGSKYNTGDGHRAALELGAKVMGQWTGCHATPIDADAPDYGQTDSVNRLPRRSYNFGITVNIFGQRFADEGEDVPLHTFVSMGRKILEQPRGLAFQIFDRRADGLLEDRYGSGKPVTAQTIEELASKLGIEGKRLGRTVEEFNKSVQGGTFDAKKLDGKSTKGLTPAKSNWAQPIDSPPFTAYRVTGGITYTFGGLKINTKAQVMDTEDKPIPGLYATGEIVGGFFYYDSLRASGLMHGAVFGRIGGANAAAK
- a CDS encoding acetyl-CoA C-acetyltransferase — encoded protein: MENAVIVSAVRTPIGRFGGGLASMRAVELGAVVISEALRRAGVEPGQVEEVILGNVIFAGQGMNPARQASVAAGLPVEVPAMTVNKVCGSGLKSVALAAQAIRLGDAEVIVAGGIESMSQAPYLLPKARWGYRMGNEQVVDSMINDGLFDCMIDCHMGVTAEELASKYGLTREDVDLYALESQSRTKKAVESGRFKEEIVPVRVPQAKGEAVVVSSDEHPRPNVTMEQLAKLGPAFQKVGVVTAGNSAGINDGASAVVVMGESRASRMGLEPMAVIRSYASAALEPRMMGIAPAGASKRALEKAGLSIQDMDLVEINEAFASQVLAAGRELDLDWSRTNVNGGAISLGHPIGASGARILTTLLYEMEKRGSKHGLATLCIGGGQGIAMVVEGA